Proteins co-encoded in one Euleptes europaea isolate rEulEur1 chromosome 1, rEulEur1.hap1, whole genome shotgun sequence genomic window:
- the IL17RD gene encoding interleukin-17 receptor D isoform X2 produces MESQPFLNLKFETDYFVKIVPFPSIKNESNYHPFFFRTRPCELLLQPENLACKPFWKPRNLNVTQQGFNMHVSFDHAPHNFGFRYYYLHYKLKNEGHFKQKACKQEKNTDFTSCILQNVSPGDYIIELVDDTNTTRKTMHYALKPVHSPWAGPIRAIAITVPLVVISAFATLFTVMCRKKQQDEESSESSTYSAGLHVERQRPRPKVFICYSNKDCQKHINVIQCFAYFLQDFCGCEVSLDLWEDLRICKEGQKEWLHRKINESQYIIVVCSKGMKYFVEKKNWRHKGSKERDSGKGELFLVAVSTIAEKLRQAKQNSHDLCKFIAVYFDYSCEGDIPGVLDLSTKFKLMDNLPQLYSHLQSRDLGLHDSELYPVHISKRNYFRSKSGRSLYVAICNMHQYIDQEPDWFEKQFVPFLPAPLQYQEPVMEKFDSGLVLNDLISKQVADGDFYLKADANIIPSLNSDSHSMMQNLNLGEDRESEDIQNTSSILQPLLHVVKAANLPDMPRDSGIYDSSVPSSELSLPLMEGLLADHTETSSITESVSSSSGLGEEEPPMLASASNLVPEICKAELHCHILTDELQAIAPL; encoded by the exons ATGGAGTCTCAGCCTTTTCTAAATCTGAAATTTGAAACGGATTATTTTGTAAAGattgttccttttccttccattAAGAATGAAAGTAACTACCACCCATTTTTCTTCAGAACACGGC CTTGTGAATTGCTTCTGCAGCCTGAAAATCTTGCCTGCAAACCTT TTTGGAAGCCAAGGAATCTGAATGTTACCCAGCAAGGTTTTAATATGCATGTATCTTTTGACCATGCACCACATAATTTTGGATTCAGGTATTATTACCTGCACTACAAACTGAAAAATGAAGGACACTTCAAACAGAAGGCTTGCAAACAG GAGAAAAATACAGATTTCACAAGCTGTATTCTTCAGAATGTCTCACCAGGAGATTATATAATTGAG CTGGTTGATGATACAAACACAACAAGGAAGACAATGCATTATGCGCTAAAGCCAG TTCATTCCCCATGGGCAGGGCCAATAAGAGCAATAGCAATTACTGTTCCCTTGGTTGTCATCTCTGCATTTGCAACCCTTTTTACAGTGATGTGTCGTAAAAAGCAGCAAG ATGAGGAAAGTTCAGAATCTTCAACCTACTCTGCAGGCCTCCATGTGGAAAGGCAACGGCCCCGGCCCAAAGTGTTTATTTGCTATTCCAATAAAGATTGTCAGAAGCACATTAACGTCATCCAGTGCTTTGCTTATTTTCTTCAGGACTTCTGTGGTTGTGAG GTTTCTTTGGATTTATGGGAGGACCTGAGGATTTGTAAAGAAGGGCAGAAAGAGTGGCTTCATCGAAAAATCAATGAGTCGCAGTACATCATTGTTGTCTGTTCTAAAGGAATGAAGTACTTTGTGGAGAAAAAGAACTGGAGGCACAAAGGATCCAAGGAGAGGGATTCTGGGAAAGGAGAACTCTTCCTGGTTGCTGTGTCAACAATAGCAGAGAAGCTGCGTCAGGCAAAACAGAATTCACATGACCTCTGCAAGTTCATAGCAGTTTACTTCGATTACTCATGTGAGGGTGACATTCCTGGTGTTCTggatttgagcacaaaattcaagCTCATGGATAACCTACCTCAGCTTTACTCTCATTTACAGTCCAGAGATCTTGGCCTTCATGATTCAGAACTATATCCTGTACATATCAGCAAAAGAAATTATTTCAGGAGCAAATCTGGGCGGTCCCTTTATGTGGCCATATGCAACATGCATCAGTACATTGACCAGGAGCCTGACTGGTTTGAGAAACAGTTTGTTCCTTTTCTTCCGGCTCCTTTACAATACCAAGAGCCTGTGATGGAAAAATTTGACTCTGGATTGGTGCTAAATGACTTAATCAGCAAACAAGTGGCTGATGGAGATTTCTACCTGAAAGCAGATGCAAATATTATCCCGTCTTTAAATTCAGACTCTCACAGTATGATGCAGAATTTGAATCTTGGAGAGGACAGAGAGTCTGAGGATATTCAAAATACCAGCTCCATTCTCCAACCCTTGTTGCATGTTGTGAAAGCTGCCAATCTTCCAGATATGCCTCGGGACTCTGGGATTTATGATTCTTCTGTTCCTTCTTCTGAGTTGTCATTGCCTCTAATGGAAGGTCTCTTAGCAGACCATACTGAAACCTCTTCAATTACGGAGAGTGTCTCCTCTTCGTCGGGACTGG GAGAAGAAGAACCTCCCATGCTTGCTTCAGCTAGCAACCTTGTACCTGAAATATGTAAAGCAGAACTTCATTGCCATATTCTCACTGATGAACTGCAGGCAATTGCACCTTTATAA
- the IL17RD gene encoding interleukin-17 receptor D isoform X1 has product MESQPFLNLKFETDYFVKIVPFPSIKNESNYHPFFFRTRPCELLLQPENLACKPFWKPRNLNVTQQGFNMHVSFDHAPHNFGFRYYYLHYKLKNEGHFKQKACKQEKNTDFTSCILQNVSPGDYIIELVDDTNTTRKTMHYALKPVHSPWAGPIRAIAITVPLVVISAFATLFTVMCRKKQQENIYSHLDEESSESSTYSAGLHVERQRPRPKVFICYSNKDCQKHINVIQCFAYFLQDFCGCEVSLDLWEDLRICKEGQKEWLHRKINESQYIIVVCSKGMKYFVEKKNWRHKGSKERDSGKGELFLVAVSTIAEKLRQAKQNSHDLCKFIAVYFDYSCEGDIPGVLDLSTKFKLMDNLPQLYSHLQSRDLGLHDSELYPVHISKRNYFRSKSGRSLYVAICNMHQYIDQEPDWFEKQFVPFLPAPLQYQEPVMEKFDSGLVLNDLISKQVADGDFYLKADANIIPSLNSDSHSMMQNLNLGEDRESEDIQNTSSILQPLLHVVKAANLPDMPRDSGIYDSSVPSSELSLPLMEGLLADHTETSSITESVSSSSGLGEEEPPMLASASNLVPEICKAELHCHILTDELQAIAPL; this is encoded by the exons ATGGAGTCTCAGCCTTTTCTAAATCTGAAATTTGAAACGGATTATTTTGTAAAGattgttccttttccttccattAAGAATGAAAGTAACTACCACCCATTTTTCTTCAGAACACGGC CTTGTGAATTGCTTCTGCAGCCTGAAAATCTTGCCTGCAAACCTT TTTGGAAGCCAAGGAATCTGAATGTTACCCAGCAAGGTTTTAATATGCATGTATCTTTTGACCATGCACCACATAATTTTGGATTCAGGTATTATTACCTGCACTACAAACTGAAAAATGAAGGACACTTCAAACAGAAGGCTTGCAAACAG GAGAAAAATACAGATTTCACAAGCTGTATTCTTCAGAATGTCTCACCAGGAGATTATATAATTGAG CTGGTTGATGATACAAACACAACAAGGAAGACAATGCATTATGCGCTAAAGCCAG TTCATTCCCCATGGGCAGGGCCAATAAGAGCAATAGCAATTACTGTTCCCTTGGTTGTCATCTCTGCATTTGCAACCCTTTTTACAGTGATGTGTCGTAAAAAGCAGCAAG AAAATATCTATTCCCATTTAGATGAGGAAAGTTCAGAATCTTCAACCTACTCTGCAGGCCTCCATGTGGAAAGGCAACGGCCCCGGCCCAAAGTGTTTATTTGCTATTCCAATAAAGATTGTCAGAAGCACATTAACGTCATCCAGTGCTTTGCTTATTTTCTTCAGGACTTCTGTGGTTGTGAG GTTTCTTTGGATTTATGGGAGGACCTGAGGATTTGTAAAGAAGGGCAGAAAGAGTGGCTTCATCGAAAAATCAATGAGTCGCAGTACATCATTGTTGTCTGTTCTAAAGGAATGAAGTACTTTGTGGAGAAAAAGAACTGGAGGCACAAAGGATCCAAGGAGAGGGATTCTGGGAAAGGAGAACTCTTCCTGGTTGCTGTGTCAACAATAGCAGAGAAGCTGCGTCAGGCAAAACAGAATTCACATGACCTCTGCAAGTTCATAGCAGTTTACTTCGATTACTCATGTGAGGGTGACATTCCTGGTGTTCTggatttgagcacaaaattcaagCTCATGGATAACCTACCTCAGCTTTACTCTCATTTACAGTCCAGAGATCTTGGCCTTCATGATTCAGAACTATATCCTGTACATATCAGCAAAAGAAATTATTTCAGGAGCAAATCTGGGCGGTCCCTTTATGTGGCCATATGCAACATGCATCAGTACATTGACCAGGAGCCTGACTGGTTTGAGAAACAGTTTGTTCCTTTTCTTCCGGCTCCTTTACAATACCAAGAGCCTGTGATGGAAAAATTTGACTCTGGATTGGTGCTAAATGACTTAATCAGCAAACAAGTGGCTGATGGAGATTTCTACCTGAAAGCAGATGCAAATATTATCCCGTCTTTAAATTCAGACTCTCACAGTATGATGCAGAATTTGAATCTTGGAGAGGACAGAGAGTCTGAGGATATTCAAAATACCAGCTCCATTCTCCAACCCTTGTTGCATGTTGTGAAAGCTGCCAATCTTCCAGATATGCCTCGGGACTCTGGGATTTATGATTCTTCTGTTCCTTCTTCTGAGTTGTCATTGCCTCTAATGGAAGGTCTCTTAGCAGACCATACTGAAACCTCTTCAATTACGGAGAGTGTCTCCTCTTCGTCGGGACTGG GAGAAGAAGAACCTCCCATGCTTGCTTCAGCTAGCAACCTTGTACCTGAAATATGTAAAGCAGAACTTCATTGCCATATTCTCACTGATGAACTGCAGGCAATTGCACCTTTATAA